From the Candidatus Peribacteria bacterium genome, one window contains:
- the ssb gene encoding single-stranded DNA-binding protein, translated as MFSLNRISLIGYQTQPVTVRQTPGGTSVTDLNLVVPITFRSDAGEMLSGKSFHTVTVWGALADVCGQFVKPGAQMFIGGRLQTDSWDDEQTGEKRSKTKIVAAEMILLDPKSGQMSPPSGAKNILGACNRADVIGNVTKDPEMRTTTSGQKVLSIGVATNDRWKDKASGEMKEKSEFHNIVVWGDLAEEVASSVKKGNRVFVSGRVQTRSWETQAGAKRYTTEIIAENISLLGVSNSAATESLQADSMPRKSSDSMNQDSGASSFGSDPSPTLASVPDINYASDIKVEDLPF; from the coding sequence ATGTTCTCCCTCAACCGCATTTCCCTCATTGGTTACCAGACCCAGCCTGTAACAGTCCGTCAGACACCGGGTGGGACGAGTGTGACCGATCTCAACCTTGTTGTACCCATCACCTTCCGGTCCGATGCCGGAGAAATGCTGAGTGGAAAGAGTTTTCACACAGTAACTGTGTGGGGTGCTCTTGCGGATGTGTGCGGGCAGTTTGTGAAGCCGGGTGCGCAGATGTTCATTGGCGGACGCCTGCAGACGGATTCCTGGGATGATGAACAGACCGGTGAGAAGCGCAGCAAAACAAAAATTGTTGCAGCGGAAATGATTCTCCTCGACCCAAAGTCCGGCCAGATGAGCCCACCGTCGGGTGCCAAGAACATTCTTGGTGCATGCAACCGTGCGGATGTCATCGGCAATGTCACGAAAGACCCGGAAATGCGCACCACTACCAGCGGCCAGAAAGTGCTTTCCATTGGTGTTGCAACTAATGATCGCTGGAAGGACAAGGCATCCGGCGAAATGAAAGAGAAATCCGAATTCCACAACATTGTTGTTTGGGGTGATCTTGCCGAGGAAGTTGCATCGTCTGTCAAAAAAGGAAACCGGGTCTTCGTCTCCGGACGTGTGCAGACCAGAAGCTGGGAAACGCAGGCTGGCGCCAAGCGCTACACGACAGAAATTATTGCTGAGAACATCTCTCTCCTTGGCGTGAGCAACTCTGCCGCTACCGAGTCACTCCAGGCTGACAGTATGCCCCGCAAAAGTTCTGATTCGATGAATCAGGATAGCGGCGCTTCCTCCTTCGGCTCCGATCCGTCCCCGACGCTCGCGAGCGTTCCGGACATCAACTATGCATCGGACATCAAAGTGGAGGATCTGCCGTTCTAA
- a CDS encoding peptidylprolyl isomerase, whose amino-acid sequence MYKFLIPLFALALLIGCTPKDTTNNNDGADQTSSTNTSVSSSATDVSSSVSPTGFNGALLTGKHTVILETSEGDITLELDADKAPKTVTNFVTLSKMGYYNGLTFHRVIPNFMIQGGDPEGNGTGGQSIFGESFEDEPNDLTMETGVIAMANAGPNTNGSQFFITVAPTSWLQGRHTIFGKVVEGMDVVNKIVNVPVKVRSSEDPYNPLADRPTTPVTFTPEVKE is encoded by the coding sequence ATGTACAAATTCCTCATCCCACTTTTTGCTTTGGCGCTGCTCATAGGATGCACACCAAAGGACACCACCAACAACAACGACGGCGCAGACCAAACATCATCCACAAACACATCCGTCTCTTCCTCTGCTACTGACGTGTCATCCAGCGTTTCCCCGACCGGCTTCAACGGCGCACTGCTCACCGGCAAGCACACGGTTATCCTTGAGACATCCGAAGGCGATATCACTCTCGAACTCGATGCTGACAAAGCGCCAAAGACCGTCACGAACTTCGTGACTCTCTCCAAGATGGGCTACTATAACGGCCTCACCTTCCACCGTGTCATCCCGAACTTCATGATCCAGGGTGGCGATCCGGAAGGAAACGGCACCGGTGGACAGAGTATCTTCGGTGAGTCTTTTGAAGACGAGCCGAACGATCTCACAATGGAAACAGGCGTTATTGCCATGGCAAACGCAGGTCCGAATACAAACGGCAGCCAGTTCTTCATTACAGTTGCCCCGACCAGCTGGCTCCAGGGCCGCCACACCATCTTCGGAAAGGTGGTAGAGGGAATGGATGTCGTAAACAAGATCGTGAATGTCCCCGTCAAAGTCCGCAGCTCAGAAGATCCGTACAACCCGCTCGCTGACCGCCCGACGACTCCGGTGACGTTTACACCGGAAGTGAAGGAATAA
- a CDS encoding peptidylprolyl isomerase: MSSFDGDLLTGTHTVTIKTSHGDIVVELDADKAPKTVTNFVTHSKNGYYDDLTFHRVIPEFMIQGGDPSGNGTGGHSIYGETFEDEQNDLKMLRGVIAMANAGPHTNGSQFFITVIDAPWLQNRHTVFGQVKEGMDIVDLISQLERDQNDKPRTPVTFKPHVQ; this comes from the coding sequence ATGTCCTCATTCGATGGCGATCTTCTCACCGGCACACACACCGTTACCATCAAAACATCCCATGGCGATATTGTCGTAGAGCTTGATGCCGACAAAGCGCCGAAGACCGTCACGAACTTCGTGACGCACTCCAAGAACGGATACTACGACGATCTGACATTCCACCGCGTCATCCCCGAGTTCATGATCCAGGGTGGTGATCCATCCGGGAACGGAACGGGCGGCCATAGTATTTACGGAGAGACATTTGAAGACGAGCAGAATGATCTGAAAATGCTGCGCGGCGTCATCGCCATGGCGAATGCCGGTCCGCACACGAACGGCAGCCAGTTCTTCATTACGGTGATTGATGCCCCCTGGCTCCAGAACCGCCACACCGTATTTGGACAGGTGAAAGAAGGCATGGATATTGTGGATCTCATCAGCCAGCTTGAGCGCGACCAGAACGATAAGCCACGTACGCCGGTCACATTTAAGCCGCACGTTCAGTAA
- the murB gene encoding UDP-N-acetylmuramate dehydrogenase, translating to MFQEMISVGGKTTMRIGGQARYYAELATKDDAEAARDFAQAHEVPLIALGGGSNTVFADGVIDALVVRIKNDETKIEGNTVRVGSGKNLPMLINELAKHNLDLSPLTGILGTVGGAVFGNAGQGPGGIWMDTFVKEVLVLEEGEWKIFKKEDCDFGYRESTFKHGPEAGTIIWDVLLEVPSKPMMEIEETIQSLLKRRIETQPHVKTAGSCFKAINNTPAWMLIDAAGLRGYSVGDVQIAEKHANFLLNTGKATFEDAVKLVNNVKGAVSEPLDVEMRFIGNDGSLVF from the coding sequence ATGTTCCAAGAGATGATTTCTGTCGGCGGCAAAACCACTATGCGCATTGGCGGCCAAGCCAGGTATTACGCAGAGCTTGCAACAAAAGACGATGCCGAGGCGGCGCGCGATTTTGCCCAGGCGCATGAAGTGCCGCTTATCGCCCTTGGTGGCGGCAGCAATACCGTGTTTGCAGATGGCGTGATTGATGCACTGGTCGTCCGCATCAAGAATGATGAAACAAAGATCGAAGGAAATACGGTGCGTGTGGGCAGCGGCAAAAACCTGCCGATGCTCATCAATGAACTCGCAAAGCACAATCTCGACCTCTCCCCGCTCACAGGAATTCTGGGGACAGTGGGAGGCGCTGTTTTCGGCAATGCAGGACAAGGCCCCGGCGGCATCTGGATGGATACATTCGTGAAAGAAGTGCTTGTTCTGGAGGAAGGTGAATGGAAGATTTTCAAGAAAGAAGACTGTGATTTCGGCTACCGCGAAAGCACCTTCAAACACGGCCCCGAGGCCGGCACCATCATTTGGGACGTATTACTGGAGGTGCCCTCAAAACCGATGATGGAGATTGAGGAAACAATCCAGAGCCTTCTTAAGCGCAGAATCGAAACGCAGCCACACGTGAAAACAGCAGGCTCCTGTTTTAAGGCAATCAATAACACGCCGGCATGGATGCTGATTGATGCGGCAGGGCTCCGCGGCTACAGCGTGGGTGATGTGCAGATTGCGGAAAAGCACGCGAACTTCCTGTTGAATACAGGCAAGGCAACATTTGAGGATGCCGTGAAACTGGTCAACAATGTAAAAGGCGCTGTCAGTGAACCACTCGACGTCGAGATGCGGTTTATCGGGAATGACGGATCACTCGTTTTCTAA
- the gltX gene encoding glutamate--tRNA ligase, whose protein sequence is MRTRFAPSPTGSLHIGGLRTALYSYLLAKQSDGEFFLRIEDTDQAREVAGAVDIILKGLHWAGIDPDEGVVMIDGVPGERGEKGPYYQSKRLALYRKHVDELLAAGHAYPCFCTPERLEQMRNAQSEKHQAPMYDRQCLRLGKEEIETRLKNNEPHVIRMKIPHHETIEFDDDVRGRVSFQGRTIDDQVLLKSDGFPTYHLAHVVDDHYMETDVVLRGEEWLSSLPKHLLLFRQLGWTPPRYAHVSLLLNKDKTKLSKRQNSVSVEEYIDKGYLPEAIVNFIAMLGWNSGTTQDMFTMQELIEQFSLERVQKAGAIFDTEKLDWLQGQWMRKLTVDEFMKRISPLVASVHPEAADDDQFEKKAALIQERITFFHEAPDMLGYFYKAPAINMKLIASKKQKVEAADVPRIVNILVETLEPIDAGNWNEAAIEAASRAAIEKEGLKLGQLLWPLRAILTGREYSPGAFEVATVLGKEEVMKRVKGAQ, encoded by the coding sequence ATGCGCACCCGTTTCGCCCCCTCCCCCACAGGCTCCCTCCACATTGGCGGCCTCCGCACGGCGCTCTACAGTTACCTGCTTGCGAAGCAGAGCGACGGGGAATTTTTCCTGAGAATTGAAGACACGGACCAGGCGCGTGAAGTGGCGGGTGCAGTTGATATTATTCTGAAAGGTCTGCACTGGGCCGGTATTGATCCTGATGAAGGTGTGGTGATGATAGACGGTGTTCCCGGTGAGCGCGGCGAGAAAGGTCCGTACTACCAGTCAAAGCGTTTGGCACTCTATAGAAAACACGTTGATGAACTCCTTGCAGCAGGTCACGCATATCCGTGCTTCTGTACGCCGGAGAGACTGGAGCAGATGCGCAACGCGCAGTCCGAAAAGCATCAGGCGCCGATGTATGACCGGCAGTGTTTGCGGCTCGGCAAAGAAGAGATTGAAACACGCCTGAAGAACAACGAACCGCACGTCATCCGCATGAAAATCCCCCATCACGAAACGATTGAATTTGATGACGACGTCCGCGGGCGCGTCAGTTTTCAGGGGCGCACAATTGATGATCAGGTACTGCTCAAGAGCGACGGCTTCCCGACGTATCATCTCGCGCACGTGGTCGATGATCATTACATGGAAACCGATGTCGTGCTGCGCGGCGAAGAATGGCTCTCCAGCCTCCCGAAACACCTTCTGCTCTTCCGCCAGTTGGGTTGGACACCTCCACGCTACGCACATGTCTCGCTGCTGCTGAACAAAGACAAGACCAAACTCAGCAAGCGCCAGAACTCTGTCTCAGTCGAAGAATACATCGACAAAGGATACCTGCCCGAAGCCATCGTGAACTTCATTGCGATGCTCGGATGGAATTCAGGAACGACCCAGGACATGTTCACCATGCAGGAACTCATTGAACAGTTCAGCCTGGAGCGCGTGCAGAAAGCAGGCGCAATCTTCGATACCGAAAAGCTGGATTGGTTGCAGGGCCAATGGATGCGGAAACTCACCGTCGATGAATTCATGAAGCGCATTTCTCCGCTCGTTGCATCTGTCCATCCGGAAGCTGCAGATGATGACCAGTTTGAAAAGAAGGCAGCACTGATTCAGGAGCGCATCACCTTCTTTCATGAGGCCCCGGATATGCTCGGATATTTCTACAAAGCGCCGGCCATCAACATGAAACTCATTGCGAGCAAGAAGCAGAAAGTCGAAGCCGCAGATGTGCCGCGCATTGTGAACATTCTTGTGGAAACACTGGAACCGATTGATGCCGGAAACTGGAATGAGGCAGCGATTGAAGCGGCAAGCCGTGCAGCGATTGAGAAAGAAGGACTGAAACTCGGACAGCTCCTCTGGCCGTTGCGTGCGATTCTGACGGGTCGTGAATATAGTCCGGGCGCGTTTGAAGTGGCGACGGTGCTGGGAAAGGAGGAGGTGATGAAGAGAGTGAAAGGGGCACAATAA